The window CTGCTCTATTCAACAGAAGCTCGGGCGGGACTTGTGTTGTTCCTCCGCTGAGGTTGATGATGGCGTGGTTCGACTGTCATTTTTTCTTCATCCCTTCACCCGGCTAATCGGCGCCTATGGCGTCGATATCCTCAAGGAGTCGGTCGTCTTGCAATTGGCATCAGATCATAGCAGTCGTACGTGTTGTGAGTTGCCGACtgatggaaggagcaaaacaGTAACACCCATGACTTACATTTTGAAGCTTTCGGGCGACCTGCTACTACATGCTACACGACATGTGTTCTAGGCTACTGGTGTTGCTGTGCTCCTTCCGATAGGGGCCCCTTGGATGGTTGATGGCTACTCGGTGGTCGCTGCTCAGGCACTACTGTGGGTTTGGCAGACACCTCCTTCCTTCTCACTGCTTGGGCCTCTTCTACGTTTATGTATTATTCTATGGTCCTCCTGAGCAGGTGGTCGAAGTCCTTTGGCGGCCTCCGGATGAGGGAGCGGAAGAATTCCCCTTCAATGAGTTCGAGGAGGATCCTCGTTTCCTATCTGCTAGGCCTAGCTCCTCTGACAAAGTGTGGAACAATGCCAGATGGAAGGGGATCAGTGTATTGGGTGTGTTTCCGTATGTGTCGGTCGACTTCTTACTCTATCCTCGAATGGGTACATGCTCGAGTCGATCTCTATATCCGACTTGATGACCCGCTGTTGAGGCTACGGGCTCTTATACCTAGCGCTCGGTCAGCGCTTATTGCTGTTGTTGCTCCACCATTTTTGTTGCTCGGGCTTGTATCAGCATATCcaactcctcctttgttaaagtCATCGTGGTGAATCGTCCAGCGTCCTCTATCTTCGTGTTTTGGATGCAGACTACGTTCCTACAGACAACGCCaatatgatcctatccgaaaatcATGGAGATGGCAAGCTGAGGATGTGGCTTCTGTGTTGACTAGATGTGGACCTCGCTCCGCTCTACAATCACAAGAAACGTCAGTGTTGAGACAAGGAAGGGGTCCCCAgagttggccctccgatgctcaagtcagtcaccgaaaaGAGGGAAGAAAACGGAGCAATAACAAGGTAGGAATGAATAGCAAATAGCGCGTACCTCCGTCGGTTCAtggacccctttatatagtgccctGGTGGGCGACGTGCACACTCCTCGAGATATAGGCATGTTCTCCAATTTATCCTATAAAAGGACTTATCAAAAAAGTAcatctgacaccataccttaacagtgCATGCATATCCTTGACAAGACAGCAGAAGTTTCCATCGTACGATCCTCCTATTGACCCTATGTCAGTGGCACTATCTTCCAAAAGGATATTAAGAGATACGTCAGTGATCTCTTTGCTCGGCTGAGTGGGATAGCCTCTCGGCTAAATACTCCTCTGCTCGGCCGGACTCAGCTGCTCTTGCCTGCAGTGACTCTACTCGATAGCTTGTTTCCGCCCGACCGGACTAACGCTCTGATTGTCCCAACTCTCTTCTGCTCCGTGACAAACATTTGATGATCTTGACTGCAAGGACGTTCTATTTGGATCAACCCTTTGTCGGTTGGGCAATTCATGTCTGATCGACCATTGTAGGAGTGATCCGCCCGACACCCCTTCGGTGAGCTCGTTGGTTTTCCGACGTTGACTTCCTTGACTCTGACCTCCACGTCAGTTGCTATCTCCGTCCTTTGACCCACACTTAGTAGGTTCACTGCATCACCTTGAATGAGAGGAATCTCCAACTACGAACGAGCCTGCCATGTCACAGAGAATGGAAGAAGAGGAAAACGTAAGTAAATGGGCTAGGGAGGGGTCCAGGCTAAGTCACTCCAACACTTAAATTATTAAAGAGGCTGAATAAGGGTAATCGAAGAACAGTGATGAGAAATAATGAAGAGCAATCGAAAAAACTTACTTGCGCATGAGGAATGAACCCTTTATATAGTGTTGTTTCTCTTAGCACACATAACAAGGCGTATTGCTATAATAAGGTCAATCATATTGTCATATTGCCCAAATTGCACCGACTAGTTTCTACGTACAACTGGTGGAAACGTCTACTATACTAGTTGCACAGAGGATATTCCAGTGATTCTCTGACAAAGACCATTATACCCACATTAAAAGATATATCGGACTGATGGGTTGAACGCTCTAACGGTCTGCTTTCCCATAACGGTGGGTCTTTCTGAGCTTTTAGGCCTTAATGGGCTCTAGTGATATTCCTGTAGCGGCCCTAACCTTTCATGATATTCGATCAGAGCACACTCCCAATCAGGTCCAATCAGATAAAAGGGCAGGGTATTAGTACGGTTTAGATTACTTTCGATGACTCAATGTATTCGGCGGTTGCTATTTACTCAGCCAGAAAGTCTTGTTCCGATCGGACATGGAGTCTGATTGGACCTGAGGGGAGAGATCTTGCCCATCGGACCATGAGCCAACCACTAAAAAGCATCTGCTCGGACCTATACTGGGCAACCTTTCCTTAGCTCATTGAAAGACCTCGAGGGTGTGACCACCCATGGTTGTTCGAGTGGTGTTTATCCAACCAGGGCTCAAGGGATTACGTCTTTACCCCTTCTCTCTTCTTGAGGGATTAAATTAATCCTTCTTATCAGTCTTTATCGGCTGGCTCGAGGCTTAAGTTGACTCTTTTTAGACTTTAACTGCTACGTGAGACAATACTTTTGACTTCAATACCCATTTTGGAATCTCACCCTACTCCCTGTATTAAAGACAAAGTACGagtgaaattgattttaattcaTTAATTAGTTGATTAAAATTGGGTGGAATTAATCATTTAGCTTCTATTAATTAATTAGGAGTTGTATGATTATGATATTATAAAACTACaaatgattttaatattttaattttgaattaaaagtaaaaaaaatgttgTAGAATTGCCCAAGTATAAGGAAAACTTTATAATCCAAGTATCGAAATATTTATATATAACTTTGCAATATAACTTTTATTTAGTAAAtattgagtatatatatatatatatatgaaaatatgTTTATTTATAAAGTAGAACTTCGTAAAtatcaaataaagaaaatataatattaaGCAATCCAAAGCTAATTTAGAGTTTTGAATTTAAATTGACAAAACAAATTGCCTGAATAGTAGAGGCCATTTAGATTGACTCTGAGAATAAAGAGCTGATAATTCTAACTAAAAGTCATGCACACAAACACTATAACAAGGCATTTGGAATTCATATCAAAAACGGGAGAAAGGATTTATTTATTGACTAGCAAAAAGAAACATAACTTGATAGTAAACGGATTATGGTCGATTACAATTAGACAACTTGTAGAAATAGCGTGGATAAACAAGAACCTGCTGAAATGCCAACCGAAGTAGCTAAAACAAACATCAATCTACCACCGACCATACAAGAATCAAAACACCGGCGGGAAAACTGGTACAACTCCTAACCCCATCCATACGGAGTTGTGTTAAAGAGCAACAAAATAAGCTCCCCAGAAGTGAACTTCTGGTCAAACTCCTACGATATCTAAATGCAAATGATATATATGAAGATTGGGAGACACATCCAAAAGCACAGGCAGTAAGTTACCACCACGAGAGGATAACATAATTTGTGAATCGGTAGAAAGTTGCGTGTTGAGGTGCCACTCGCCATCAACTTAATGGCTGGTCTCAGAAGCAGCACTTTTCTTTCATCATACATTGGATGCAATAGAACACTAATCAGGCACTCATCCAGAAGTTACTGCCCATTACTTCCTCCATTAGAAGGGATTGTTCTCTGAGCAAAATCTAGTAACAGCTTTCGCTGATGCTCATTTGTATGAGGAAGACTCGCCCGCAACAACTCCACAGGCATCTCCCTACTTATAGCTTTGGTGATTTCTGATCCAGCAACCGCTGCAGCTGGAGCCTGCATGTGGAGGGACTGCATCACAGTTTCAAATTTACTGTGACAATACTTTGTGAGAAGACCAAAGAAGGAATTGAAGGATGCCTGCCAGAGATGGCGGCTAGAAATACTATAGTTGCTAGCTGTGTTATCATTTGTTAGAAGCACTGTTGCTTTATCAAGAACAGATTTAATGATCACAGAAGCACCATCACCAGCAAGACTTCCTAGTGGACGAAGAGGTGGCTGTTCTGAGGAACAAACAACAGCAGCTACGCATGCGCTAAGAGAGTTCAAGTCCATGAGATGCATGCATGCAGCAGTGGTTTTTGCTAGTTTGGTGGTGCTTTCCGCTGCACTTGTATCCAATGGCCTTACACCAAACAGAAACCTCAGGTGGCGAAAAATGGCCATGCAGATGACGCGGGTGATCTCACTTCCAGGGGTAAGAAGTTCCAGGTACCGAGAGAGTAGCTTACGGCCTTTTGGAAGAGAAAGTAGGCGAAGAAACACTAGATCACCCTCTAGGTTTGCCCCAGATTGACCGGAATGACTGAGAGGATCAACTAGATGAAAAGATGCCGCAACTTCTTGCAGGAGCATCTCTCTTTTTCTCTTAAGTTGAGAGCCACCATCTTGCAGCTGACTGAATTGCAATATGCGATCAAGATCATCTACATCAAGTAAAAGGCAAAGACCATCCTCAATGGTGATCCTAGCAGCCAGCATAGGCTCCTGGTCTAAGGGCTTTGCAGAAGATTTCTGGTCAGAAATATTATCTGCAGATGCTGATTTTGGTTCAACCTCAAGAAGAGGACGAGGTCTACGGATTGATGAGAAAGCAAGCCTACCAAGTGCATCCACCTGGAGATATGGATGTGGGTCATCCTTGGACTTGGATCTAGACGATAAATCTTTGGTGACATTAGGGCAGAAATAGTGCTTCAAATTTGATCCTGAATATTTCTTTGCTAGACAAGCTTGGTGATAGTAATCATCTGTGTAGGGGTCATTGCAGTGGGTCGCAGCATGTTGCATTCTAGCAATGTTCTCAAGCTCTTCGGTTGTCATGAATTTGGAATGAAACCTCGGCCACCCATTATCTATCCTATGGAAGCCAATATCAGAAGGGTGTTGAGCAAACCCAAAGTACTCTCTTCCCCTGTGCATTGGTCTAAATCTCGGGTCCTTGAACTCAGCCAACCTCATCGTAGTTTCAAACGTATTCATCATCTGTGTTGAGGATTGA is drawn from Zingiber officinale cultivar Zhangliang chromosome 1B, Zo_v1.1, whole genome shotgun sequence and contains these coding sequences:
- the LOC121991949 gene encoding protein PAT1 homolog: MAAINRKNGGMVDTGAGERIGGAGEGVSDTVQFDATQYAFFGSVTEEVELGGLEDEDSVNDPHFVGIGDDYQFSSLGERLEGQEIESITDIDDLASTFSKLDRGIVEPRITEVLDGRDSFSRESSSFTGEWVQDPGFSNWQDHHILDAEAGQDGKRWSSHPHPLSGHAPDSRPLYRTSSSPQQKQLFKPSEPVHLPISSHTSLPPCGEPTQFHHNAFQGVASPSSSGLQVPFSPPNPYLFSKLRPAAAPGSNQDGYFTQFGPHGLPINSRQQGHWSESPSILSSNVLADPTQNQSHFNNQIPSQLVHQQHGMPPNLPSMVRFPSMQTQQFHPSQSSTQMMNTFETTMRLAEFKDPRFRPMHRGREYFGFAQHPSDIGFHRIDNGWPRFHSKFMTTEELENIARMQHAATHCNDPYTDDYYHQACLAKKYSGSNLKHYFCPNVTKDLSSRSKSKDDPHPYLQVDALGRLAFSSIRRPRPLLEVEPKSASADNISDQKSSAKPLDQEPMLAARITIEDGLCLLLDVDDLDRILQFSQLQDGGSQLKRKREMLLQEVAASFHLVDPLSHSGQSGANLEGDLVFLRLLSLPKGRKLLSRYLELLTPGSEITRVICMAIFRHLRFLFGVRPLDTSAAESTTKLAKTTAACMHLMDLNSLSACVAAVVCSSEQPPLRPLGSLAGDGASVIIKSVLDKATVLLTNDNTASNYSISSRHLWQASFNSFFGLLTKYCHSKFETVMQSLHMQAPAAAVAGSEITKAISREMPVELLRASLPHTNEHQRKLLLDFAQRTIPSNGGSNGQ